From Mucilaginibacter inviolabilis, a single genomic window includes:
- a CDS encoding transketolase has product MENTKHSEQDLQAVALKVREHIVRMSTAGGCFTGASLSAVDMIVYLYSEFLNLTPANLKDADRDYLFLSKGHDVPALYGTLVELGFMEKERLNNHLSLNDHIYWHPNTHIPGVEFHSGSLGHLPSVAIGVALDLKISGSSNKVICIMGDGELNEGTCWEAVLVANAYALDNLIFVIDRNHFQANMRTEDLIPLEPLAQKFESFGAAVKRINGHSYTELHEAFSAYPFQQGKLNVVIADTIRGKGLPSIQERADRWFCNFSADEVEQLLLELHGEHTTSLTSETLIVR; this is encoded by the coding sequence GTGGAAAACACAAAACATAGCGAACAGGATTTACAAGCCGTAGCATTAAAAGTACGCGAACATATTGTACGCATGTCAACCGCCGGCGGCTGCTTTACAGGCGCCTCATTATCGGCAGTTGATATGATCGTTTATTTGTACAGCGAATTTTTGAACCTTACCCCCGCAAACTTAAAAGATGCCGACAGGGATTACCTCTTCCTGTCAAAAGGCCATGATGTACCTGCCCTATACGGCACACTGGTAGAATTGGGCTTCATGGAAAAAGAAAGACTAAACAATCATCTTTCTTTGAACGACCATATTTACTGGCACCCCAATACCCATATTCCCGGAGTGGAGTTTCATTCAGGGTCCCTGGGACATTTACCTTCGGTAGCTATAGGTGTTGCTCTGGACCTGAAAATCAGCGGTAGCAGCAACAAAGTGATCTGCATTATGGGCGATGGCGAGCTAAACGAAGGCACTTGCTGGGAAGCGGTTCTGGTAGCTAATGCCTATGCTTTGGATAACCTGATCTTCGTGATCGACCGTAACCATTTCCAAGCTAATATGCGTACCGAAGACCTGATACCATTGGAACCTTTAGCACAAAAATTTGAATCATTTGGCGCAGCAGTGAAACGCATCAACGGACATAGCTATACCGAGTTACACGAGGCTTTCAGCGCCTACCCTTTTCAGCAAGGTAAGCTCAACGTGGTTATTGCTGATACCATAAGAGGCAAAGGTTTACCCAGCATACAGGAACGCGCCGACCGTTGGTTCTGCAATTTCTCGGCCGACGAAGTTGAGCAGCTTTTACTGGAATTGCATGGTGAACACACCACATCATTAACATCAGAAACTTTAATTGTCAGATAA
- a CDS encoding UDP-N-acetyl glucosamine 2-epimerase, whose amino-acid sequence MQKILFITGSINQTSQMHQIANELPEFDCWFSQLFTDNYILNLLINHTSFLNGTILSNYYRTNSEKYLHQHGLQIDYGARLNQYDLVVFCSDILVPRRMRKTKTVWVQEGMVDKYTLLSKIVKTLKLPTFLCGNTSLNGSSNVCDIYCSASPGYRQYFIKNGTEERKIAVTGMPNYDNLEQFRDNDFPHRDYVMVATTDMRETYRFENRPAFIKKAVVIANGRPLLFKLHPNEDAERAEKEIRKYAPANTMIFKSGNTNQMIANCCELITQYSTVVYTGIALGKPVHSWFDVDELKRLAPLQNGGISANKIAQVCRAYINHMGIPENFDVQKALNTQGIPFYAKKLVANY is encoded by the coding sequence ATGCAGAAAATACTGTTTATAACCGGTTCTATAAACCAAACATCACAAATGCACCAGATAGCAAACGAACTTCCCGAGTTTGATTGCTGGTTCAGTCAGCTATTTACAGACAACTATATACTAAACTTATTAATTAATCATACCTCATTTCTTAACGGTACAATATTATCCAACTACTATCGTACCAACTCCGAAAAATACCTGCACCAACACGGGCTGCAAATTGATTACGGAGCAAGATTAAACCAGTATGACCTGGTAGTTTTTTGCTCAGATATATTAGTACCGCGGCGCATGCGTAAAACCAAAACGGTTTGGGTACAGGAGGGTATGGTTGATAAATATACGCTGCTGAGTAAAATAGTAAAGACGCTGAAGCTGCCTACTTTTTTATGCGGCAACACTTCATTAAACGGTTCATCAAACGTGTGCGATATCTATTGCTCAGCATCACCTGGCTATCGTCAGTACTTTATAAAAAACGGCACCGAGGAGCGCAAGATAGCGGTAACCGGTATGCCTAATTATGATAACCTGGAGCAATTTAGGGATAATGACTTCCCGCACCGCGATTATGTGATGGTTGCTACCACCGATATGCGCGAAACCTATCGTTTTGAGAACCGTCCGGCCTTTATTAAAAAAGCAGTAGTAATAGCCAATGGCAGACCATTGCTTTTCAAATTGCACCCAAATGAAGACGCAGAACGTGCCGAAAAAGAGATCAGGAAATATGCTCCGGCAAATACTATGATCTTTAAATCGGGTAACACCAATCAAATGATAGCCAATTGCTGCGAGCTCATTACTCAATACTCAACCGTAGTATATACAGGTATAGCTTTAGGTAAACCGGTACATTCCTGGTTTGATGTTGACGAGCTAAAAAGACTGGCCCCGCTTCAAAACGGGGGCATTTCAGCAAATAAAATAGCTCAGGTATGCCGGGCCTATATTAATCACATGGGTATACCCGAAAATTTTGATGTGCAAAAAGCTTTAAACACACAGGGCATTCCTTTTTATGCCAAAAAACTAGTGGCTAATTATTAA
- a CDS encoding aminotransferase class III-fold pyridoxal phosphate-dependent enzyme → MANKIQLNNNYPDITESDKIYNRALKVQKPVTQTLAKGPGQFSKGVAPKYLVKGKGSHVWDADGNEYIDYNSAIGPISLGYAYPVVDDAIREQLNDGITFSLMHPLEVELSELVQQVIPNAEAVKISKTGADVCSAAIRVARAFTGRDKVFCCGYHGWHDWYIGITSRNAGIPGAIQDLTYTFEYNDIESIKAALDESVAALILEPFIFEAPKPGFLQELAEVCRENGTLLIFDEMWTGFRIALGGAQEYFNVKADLAVFSKACANGMPIALLTGRADVMELFNSEVFSYTTFGGEALSLAACIATINELRDKKVPQYLDQHGALLKDGYNEIAISLGMDKYTRCIGYNCRSMVTFTPEAGNALELKTLMQQEMIKRGILWAGFHNMCFSHNSEDIDYTLLAYRDVLQLVKEAILSGDVKSYLKGEVLEAVFRKVNNYNIKPKTAAL, encoded by the coding sequence ATGGCTAATAAAATACAGTTAAACAATAACTATCCCGACATCACTGAGTCGGACAAAATATACAACCGCGCGTTAAAAGTTCAAAAACCTGTAACCCAAACCCTGGCTAAAGGTCCGGGGCAGTTTAGCAAAGGCGTAGCACCCAAATACCTGGTAAAAGGTAAAGGATCACACGTTTGGGATGCGGACGGCAATGAATATATCGACTATAATTCGGCTATTGGCCCTATCTCTTTAGGTTACGCTTACCCGGTTGTTGATGATGCTATCCGCGAACAACTGAATGATGGTATCACCTTTTCGCTGATGCACCCGCTGGAAGTGGAGCTTTCTGAACTGGTACAACAGGTGATCCCGAATGCCGAGGCGGTTAAAATCTCAAAAACAGGCGCCGATGTTTGTTCGGCCGCTATACGTGTTGCCCGTGCATTCACCGGCCGCGATAAAGTATTTTGCTGCGGATACCACGGCTGGCACGATTGGTACATCGGTATCACCAGCCGCAATGCAGGTATTCCCGGCGCCATACAGGATCTTACCTACACTTTTGAATACAACGACATCGAATCGATAAAAGCAGCCTTAGACGAAAGCGTTGCTGCCCTGATATTGGAGCCTTTTATTTTCGAAGCCCCCAAACCAGGCTTTTTACAGGAACTGGCCGAAGTATGCCGCGAAAATGGTACCCTGCTCATTTTTGATGAAATGTGGACCGGCTTCCGTATTGCCCTGGGCGGTGCGCAAGAATATTTTAACGTAAAGGCCGATTTGGCAGTATTCTCCAAAGCTTGCGCTAATGGTATGCCTATAGCCTTGCTTACCGGCCGTGCAGATGTGATGGAACTCTTCAATTCCGAAGTATTTAGCTATACCACCTTTGGCGGTGAAGCTTTATCATTAGCAGCCTGTATAGCTACCATCAATGAGCTGCGCGATAAAAAAGTACCACAATACCTTGATCAGCATGGCGCCTTGCTAAAAGACGGTTATAACGAGATAGCCATATCATTAGGTATGGATAAATATACCCGCTGCATAGGTTATAACTGCCGCAGTATGGTAACTTTTACACCCGAAGCAGGCAATGCACTGGAACTAAAAACCCTGATGCAGCAGGAAATGATTAAACGCGGTATCCTTTGGGCCGGTTTCCACAATATGTGTTTCAGCCATAATTCTGAAGATATTGATTATACGCTTTTAGCCTACCGCGACGTATTACAACTGGTAAAAGAAGCCATTTTAAGCGGCGATGTGAAAAGCTATCTAAAAGGCGAAGTACTGGAGGCTGTTTTCCGCAAAGTGAACAACTATAACATCAAGCCAAAAACCGCCGCGTTATAA
- a CDS encoding transketolase family protein, translating to MTYEELLTETALNDEQVIVMTAENRALVRNLPAVLGKRFIDTGITEQTMIGAAAGLALRGRRPVIHALAAFLTMRAFEFVRTDLGIANLPGKLSGFIPGFLSDANGPTHQAIEDISIMRGIPNVTVFAPADEDDLVKMLPEIWKSPNPAYTRINTRKTSHVHAPFELGKAEVISSGTDVTILTYGLMFEQALIAVEVLKNEGLSVGLVNMRSLKPVDEAIILQVAASSNLVVTLEDHFLTGGLYTIVAEVLLQYQTTAKVMPIALKERWFRPALLPDVLQNEGFSGKQIAERILGYQTGYSQPSILTPEFSE from the coding sequence ATGACCTACGAAGAATTACTAACCGAAACGGCCCTGAACGATGAACAGGTAATAGTGATGACAGCCGAAAACCGTGCGCTGGTACGTAACCTGCCTGCCGTTTTGGGTAAACGTTTTATTGATACCGGCATTACCGAGCAAACTATGATAGGTGCAGCAGCGGGTTTGGCCCTGCGCGGCCGCAGGCCTGTGATACATGCTTTAGCGGCGTTTTTAACCATGCGCGCTTTTGAATTTGTACGTACCGACCTGGGTATTGCCAATTTACCGGGTAAACTAAGCGGTTTTATCCCCGGCTTTTTATCAGACGCCAACGGCCCTACCCACCAGGCTATTGAAGACATTTCCATTATGCGGGGCATTCCCAACGTAACCGTATTTGCCCCCGCTGATGAGGACGACCTGGTAAAAATGTTACCAGAGATCTGGAAATCGCCTAACCCAGCGTACACCCGCATCAACACCCGTAAAACCAGTCACGTGCATGCGCCTTTTGAATTAGGCAAAGCCGAGGTAATCTCTTCAGGCACTGATGTAACCATTTTAACCTACGGATTGATGTTTGAGCAGGCGCTTATTGCTGTTGAAGTATTGAAAAACGAAGGTTTATCAGTTGGCCTGGTGAACATGCGCAGCCTTAAACCGGTTGACGAGGCTATCATTCTGCAAGTAGCAGCCAGCAGCAATCTCGTAGTTACCCTCGAAGATCATTTCCTGACCGGCGGCTTATACACCATTGTAGCCGAAGTATTATTGCAATACCAAACCACCGCCAAAGTGATGCCTATCGCCTTAAAAGAAAGATGGTTCAGACCGGCATTATTACCCGATGTATTACAAAATGAAGGTTTCTCGGGCAAACAAATAGCCGAGCGGATATTAGGCTATCAAACCGGGTACTCACAACCATCTATATTAACCCCTGAATTTTCAGAATAA
- a CDS encoding phosphatidylinositol-specific phospholipase C/glycerophosphodiester phosphodiesterase family protein — protein MMQAASFCLKHLKLLFLVLLAFTAFNSYSQNVPLANAFAHNDYWHKRPLYDALDNGYTHIEADIYLRHGKLIVAHMLPVLKRHRTLESLYLDPLASCINGSNEQESRIVYPITLMIDIKSNAAKTYEALSEVLEKYKNILSGYENGIFVQRQITIVITGNKPFDILKNQQNRLAFIDEDLMKVQQDTSSTNIYRTASCKYSRLVNWNGNGTFPVLQKQRLCKYVSMAHRYGKKVRLWASPEKPVVWNELLDCGVDLINTDKLPELKNFLTKRVAFSANAK, from the coding sequence ATGATGCAAGCAGCAAGCTTTTGCCTAAAGCACCTGAAATTATTGTTCTTAGTTCTACTCGCATTTACTGCCTTTAACTCCTACTCCCAAAATGTCCCGCTCGCCAACGCTTTTGCCCATAATGATTATTGGCACAAACGCCCCTTGTACGATGCTTTGGATAACGGGTATACCCATATAGAAGCTGATATCTATTTACGGCACGGAAAGCTTATTGTAGCTCATATGTTACCGGTTTTAAAAAGGCACCGGACCCTGGAAAGCCTTTACCTTGATCCGCTGGCTAGTTGTATCAATGGCTCAAACGAGCAGGAATCCCGCATTGTTTACCCTATTACGCTGATGATCGATATCAAATCAAACGCGGCTAAAACATACGAAGCGCTGTCTGAAGTACTTGAAAAATATAAAAACATACTTTCGGGTTACGAAAATGGTATATTTGTTCAGCGCCAGATCACCATTGTGATAACCGGTAATAAGCCCTTTGATATCCTGAAAAACCAGCAAAACCGTTTGGCATTTATTGATGAGGACCTAATGAAGGTTCAGCAGGACACTTCATCAACAAATATTTACCGTACAGCAAGCTGCAAATACTCGCGGTTGGTGAATTGGAATGGCAACGGAACCTTCCCCGTTTTACAAAAGCAACGTTTATGTAAATATGTAAGTATGGCACACCGGTATGGCAAAAAGGTACGCCTATGGGCATCGCCCGAAAAACCGGTGGTTTGGAATGAATTACTCGACTGTGGTGTCGATCTGATCAATACGGATAAACTTCCTGAACTTAAAAACTTTTTGACCAAGCGCGTCGCGTTTTCAGCCAATGCAAAGTAA
- a CDS encoding SusC/RagA family TonB-linked outer membrane protein, producing MKKIYHCFFQKTHHLSRHVLLIACAILFTALQAFSQTGRLVKGTVTDETNAPLPGVVVTVKSTGKATTTNTNGGYSVTVSGPNDVLKFTFLGSVPKEVTVGDKGAINVSLVTDTKQLKDVVVIGYGTASRKDVTGAITSVKAEDFNAGVLTTPAELLQGKVAGLNITKSGDPNKQPSTILRGPSTLRDGATQPFYVIDGVPGASIDLLAPADIESIDVLKDASSTAIYGSRAANGVIMVTTRKAKAGQTRLTYSAYGAVENVSKNIDMLTGDELRKYLTDNGVPKLSAADDDGSNTNWQKLAERTGYSQNHNLSYGGAGTNSEYGASVNYLKNNGILKNTSLERTIYKGYINQRFFNDRLKLGITLTNSATKNNDIFQSQVLNGILFYLPTVSPYNPDGTYKENYTRTGSGPLNPLSLINNNFTKTENNKTLINGFASVDILNGLKFTVSGSTQKEQNNVNTYSTSQSGIYVNAGGVAARSAYTNTSNVVEAYFNYDRIFGKHSIKLLGGYSYQQDRTGDGFGVQTQGFSNDALTYNYLAFSNPTQLSQIIFNPSYNINGTTPPTYISTLRLISFYARANYQFADKYLLQASLREDGSSGFGLNVRHGYFPAASVGWKIISEDFMKSVPVISDLKLRAGYGVSGNSAGFDAFTAQLIYGVPPGGGKFLSNGNIVNPIGPVRNDNPDLKWESTATTNIGLDFGIFNNRITGSVDYYIKKTSDLITTLQVSTTQYFYPLLTANVGSMKNTGIEVVLNAVPVKSGAFTWRTSLNFSHNKNVVQSLSQGGLALPYIQTAQLGGKGQSGNYSQIIQPGYALGTFDLWHYLGKNANGVSTYEKADGSTTAAQPLTTDQFIKYDAQPKLIYGWSNSFFYKNFDFNFLVRGVYGNKILNATLASLNNPADSKLQNIPRFTLGESFKDINAYLISDRFLESGSYLRLDNATIGYTIKPHIQAFKSLRFYASGNNIFIITKYRGVDPEVDMGGLTPGIDNRNFYPKTRTFSLGLTASF from the coding sequence ATGAAAAAAATTTACCACTGTTTTTTCCAGAAAACACATCATTTATCCAGGCATGTCCTGCTCATTGCCTGTGCCATATTATTTACCGCGTTGCAGGCTTTTTCGCAAACCGGCAGGCTTGTAAAAGGAACCGTAACAGACGAAACCAATGCACCATTACCCGGGGTTGTTGTAACTGTTAAAAGCACAGGCAAAGCCACTACCACCAACACTAATGGTGGCTATTCTGTTACCGTTAGCGGACCAAACGATGTTTTAAAATTCACCTTCTTAGGTTCAGTACCAAAAGAGGTTACTGTAGGTGATAAAGGAGCAATCAATGTTTCCCTTGTAACCGATACCAAACAATTAAAAGATGTGGTAGTAATTGGTTACGGTACAGCGAGCCGTAAGGATGTTACCGGCGCTATTACCTCGGTAAAGGCCGAAGATTTTAACGCTGGTGTATTAACCACCCCTGCGGAGCTATTACAGGGTAAAGTAGCTGGTTTAAACATTACCAAAAGTGGTGACCCTAACAAACAACCCTCAACCATACTAAGAGGGCCATCAACTTTACGCGATGGCGCTACGCAGCCATTTTATGTAATTGATGGTGTACCAGGCGCTTCTATAGATTTATTGGCACCAGCCGATATTGAAAGCATTGATGTATTAAAGGATGCATCGTCAACGGCTATATACGGTTCACGTGCTGCAAATGGTGTAATCATGGTTACAACCCGTAAAGCCAAAGCAGGTCAGACCAGGTTAACTTATAGTGCTTACGGCGCTGTTGAAAATGTATCAAAAAATATTGATATGCTTACCGGTGATGAACTGCGTAAATATTTAACAGATAATGGCGTACCTAAGCTAAGCGCGGCAGACGATGATGGCTCAAATACCAACTGGCAAAAACTGGCTGAAAGAACCGGCTATTCGCAAAACCATAACCTTTCTTATGGGGGTGCCGGTACCAATTCAGAGTATGGTGCAAGTGTAAATTATTTAAAAAACAATGGTATATTAAAAAATACCAGTCTGGAACGCACTATTTATAAAGGCTATATCAATCAGCGTTTTTTTAATGACCGTTTAAAATTAGGTATCACGCTTACCAACAGTGCTACCAAAAATAACGATATATTCCAGAGCCAGGTATTGAATGGTATTTTATTCTATCTGCCAACTGTTAGTCCTTATAATCCTGACGGTACTTATAAAGAAAATTATACCCGTACAGGTAGCGGCCCGTTAAACCCGTTGTCGTTAATTAACAATAACTTTACTAAAACTGAGAATAACAAAACCCTGATCAATGGTTTTGCATCGGTCGACATCTTAAATGGTTTAAAATTCACCGTATCGGGATCAACTCAAAAGGAACAAAACAACGTTAATACATACTCAACAAGTCAGTCGGGCATATATGTTAACGCTGGAGGGGTAGCCGCTCGCAGTGCCTATACCAATACCAGTAACGTAGTGGAAGCTTATTTTAACTACGACCGCATTTTTGGTAAACACTCCATAAAATTATTAGGTGGTTATTCCTATCAACAGGATCGTACCGGCGATGGATTCGGCGTGCAAACCCAGGGCTTTTCAAATGATGCCTTAACTTATAATTATTTGGCATTCTCCAATCCAACCCAGCTTTCGCAGATCATTTTCAACCCCTCTTATAACATCAACGGAACTACACCGCCTACCTATATTTCTACATTAAGATTAATATCTTTTTATGCCCGTGCTAATTATCAATTTGCTGATAAATATTTACTGCAGGCTTCGTTAAGGGAAGATGGTTCTTCGGGTTTTGGTTTAAACGTTCGTCATGGTTATTTCCCTGCAGCTTCTGTTGGATGGAAGATCATCAGCGAAGATTTCATGAAATCCGTTCCGGTCATCAGCGATCTGAAATTAAGGGCTGGTTACGGCGTATCCGGTAATAGTGCCGGTTTCGACGCCTTTACCGCTCAGTTAATTTACGGCGTGCCTCCGGGTGGTGGTAAATTTTTAAGTAATGGTAATATAGTTAACCCTATAGGTCCGGTACGTAATGACAACCCCGATTTGAAATGGGAAAGTACCGCTACTACCAACATTGGTTTGGACTTTGGTATATTCAACAACCGCATCACCGGTTCAGTTGATTATTATATCAAGAAAACTTCCGATCTGATCACTACCCTACAGGTATCAACTACCCAATATTTTTATCCGCTGTTAACCGCCAATGTGGGTTCAATGAAAAATACAGGTATTGAAGTTGTGTTAAATGCAGTACCAGTAAAATCAGGTGCTTTTACATGGCGTACCTCATTAAACTTCTCACATAATAAAAACGTGGTGCAAAGTTTATCACAAGGTGGTCTGGCCCTTCCATACATTCAGACTGCTCAGTTAGGAGGTAAAGGTCAATCGGGTAACTACAGCCAGATCATTCAGCCAGGCTATGCTCTTGGCACTTTTGATCTGTGGCATTATCTGGGCAAAAATGCCAATGGTGTCAGTACTTATGAAAAAGCCGACGGATCAACAACAGCAGCGCAACCGCTTACTACAGATCAGTTCATCAAGTACGATGCGCAACCTAAATTGATATATGGTTGGAGCAACAGTTTCTTCTACAAAAATTTCGACTTTAACTTCCTGGTTCGTGGAGTTTATGGCAACAAAATTCTGAATGCTACATTGGCCTCCTTAAACAATCCAGCCGACTCTAAACTTCAGAACATTCCAAGATTTACTTTAGGCGAATCCTTTAAAGACATCAATGCTTACCTGATATCGGATCGTTTCCTGGAAAGCGGCTCATACCTGCGTTTGGATAATGCAACCATCGGTTATACCATTAAACCTCACATACAGGCATTCAAAAGCCTGCGCTTTTATGCCTCCGGTAATAACATTTTCATCATTACAAAATATCGTGGTGTTGACCCGGAAGTTGATATGGGCGGTTTAACCCCAGGTATTGATAACAGGAATTTTTATCCTAAAACACGCACTTTCAGCTTAGGTCTGACCGCATCATTTTAA
- a CDS encoding RagB/SusD family nutrient uptake outer membrane protein, which yields MKKIFIICAAIVVTIGTFSCTKLDVPVESQYVKSNFPVTDADYTALLGTIYSNLSSSYAVPYWRMQDMSTDEAILPARDGNFDDGGQYRQLHYHTWTFDHPNVIGVWQWGFGGINTCNRIISVINGSSSSAAKKASSIAEVKAMRALYLYFMMDLYGNVPIITDFPVTVQPATQPRAKVYAFIESELKAVLPLLPAKSSNAATNVLQYGRPTKGMVFALLAKMYLNSGIYVGTNRYQETVTMCDSVQANTNYSLDARYRDIFLPTNGPQINETIFAVPYDQQIPGNQFTRFGFFYYLAQAYGFNVGLSIAMSTTPEFYNRFNIPGDDRTKTWLAGPQFYPDGNGGFTNQPVYYPAANGVPANTQINIIPTLTLTGLKPMDLGNDVLTSQSEGVRSIKYYPDVNIIQATRLNSNDVPVFRLADVLLMKAEAILRGATPTTINGETQLPLTLVNKLRNRAHAQAASSIDLTSLLDERARELSWEAWRRNDLIRFGLFEKEYPLPVMGGKTDDLKMNTDPTRRLYPVPSTELKTNPNLVQNPGY from the coding sequence ATGAAAAAGATATTCATCATATGTGCCGCGATAGTTGTGACGATAGGCACCTTCTCTTGTACAAAATTAGATGTACCTGTTGAGTCGCAATATGTAAAATCAAATTTCCCGGTAACCGATGCCGATTATACTGCATTGCTGGGTACTATTTACTCCAACCTGTCTTCAAGCTATGCGGTGCCTTACTGGCGCATGCAGGATATGTCAACAGACGAGGCTATTTTACCTGCCCGCGACGGTAACTTTGACGATGGTGGTCAGTACCGCCAATTACACTACCACACCTGGACCTTTGACCATCCAAACGTAATTGGTGTATGGCAATGGGGCTTTGGCGGTATTAATACCTGTAACCGTATCATTAGCGTTATCAATGGCTCATCATCATCAGCTGCAAAAAAGGCATCCTCTATTGCCGAAGTTAAAGCCATGCGCGCCTTATACCTTTATTTCATGATGGATTTGTATGGTAACGTACCCATCATTACCGATTTCCCGGTAACCGTACAACCGGCTACTCAACCACGTGCTAAAGTATATGCCTTTATTGAAAGCGAGCTAAAAGCTGTTTTACCTTTACTGCCTGCCAAAAGCAGCAACGCGGCAACAAACGTATTACAATATGGCCGCCCAACTAAAGGAATGGTATTTGCTTTATTGGCAAAAATGTACCTGAACTCCGGTATATACGTTGGAACTAACCGTTACCAGGAAACCGTAACCATGTGCGATAGCGTACAGGCTAATACCAATTATTCTCTGGATGCCAGATACAGGGATATATTTTTACCAACTAACGGTCCGCAGATTAATGAAACTATTTTTGCCGTGCCATATGACCAGCAAATACCAGGCAACCAGTTTACCCGTTTTGGTTTCTTCTATTACTTGGCACAGGCTTATGGATTTAACGTAGGTTTGAGTATCGCAATGAGCACCACTCCTGAGTTTTATAACCGCTTTAACATCCCGGGTGACGACCGTACCAAAACCTGGCTGGCAGGCCCTCAATTTTATCCTGATGGTAATGGCGGTTTTACCAATCAGCCAGTTTACTATCCAGCGGCAAATGGGGTTCCGGCTAATACGCAGATTAATATCATCCCTACCCTAACCCTAACCGGTTTAAAACCAATGGACTTAGGTAACGATGTACTTACCTCACAATCAGAAGGTGTAAGATCCATCAAATACTATCCTGACGTTAACATCATTCAGGCAACCCGCTTAAACAGTAACGACGTACCCGTATTCCGTTTAGCCGATGTATTACTGATGAAAGCTGAAGCTATATTACGCGGAGCTACACCAACTACCATAAATGGCGAAACACAACTTCCACTTACCCTGGTAAACAAATTACGTAACCGTGCTCATGCACAAGCTGCCTCGTCAATTGACCTAACCAGCTTGCTGGATGAGCGTGCGCGTGAGCTTTCATGGGAAGCATGGCGCCGTAATGACCTGATCCGTTTTGGCTTGTTTGAAAAAGAATACCCTTTACCGGTAATGGGTGGCAAAACGGATGATTTAAAAATGAACACCGACCCAACCAGAAGGTTATACCCGGTTCCATCAACCGAACTAAAAACCAACCCTAACCTGGTTCAGAATCCCGGTTATTAA
- a CDS encoding cytidylyltransferase domain-containing protein: MVVIIVQARMASTRLPGKVLLPVLGKSILAMMVERLQMIQHKAVFVIATSVNSEDDIIEQEARLLNIPCYRGDQNNLLDRHYQAALLHHADVVLKIPSDCPLIDPQAIDRVLTYFFEQANIPDYVSNLHPATWPDGNDVEIMTMSCLKQAWENAEKQLELEHTTPYIWENPQLFNIDNVTWETGLDYSMSHRFTIDYQEDYLFIKRVFEELYPANKNFSCADILDLLDRKPEIYQINASYAGVNWYRNHLNELKTIQPEQTKQAPVSQ; this comes from the coding sequence ATGGTAGTTATCATTGTACAGGCCCGTATGGCATCAACCCGTTTACCCGGCAAGGTGTTGTTACCTGTTTTAGGTAAAAGCATATTGGCTATGATGGTAGAACGCCTGCAGATGATACAGCATAAGGCCGTTTTTGTTATTGCTACATCTGTTAATTCTGAGGATGATATTATTGAACAGGAAGCACGCTTGCTAAATATACCTTGTTACCGGGGCGATCAGAATAACCTGCTCGACAGGCACTATCAGGCTGCACTGCTGCACCATGCAGATGTAGTACTCAAAATCCCTTCTGATTGTCCGCTGATAGATCCGCAAGCTATAGACCGTGTGCTTACTTATTTTTTTGAGCAGGCTAACATCCCCGATTATGTAAGTAACCTGCATCCGGCTACCTGGCCCGATGGTAATGATGTAGAGATCATGACTATGTCATGCCTGAAACAAGCCTGGGAAAATGCGGAGAAACAGCTGGAGCTGGAACATACTACTCCTTATATCTGGGAAAACCCGCAATTGTTCAATATTGACAATGTGACCTGGGAAACCGGTTTGGATTATTCCATGTCGCACCGTTTCACCATTGATTACCAGGAAGACTACCTATTCATCAAAAGGGTGTTTGAAGAACTTTATCCTGCAAACAAAAACTTTTCATGTGCTGATATTCTGGATCTGCTGGATCGCAAACCGGAGATCTACCAGATCAATGCCAGCTATGCCGGTGTAAACTGGTACCGTAATCACTTAAACGAGTTAAAAACCATACAACCGGAGCAAACCAAACAGGCCCCGGTTAGCCAATAA